The proteins below are encoded in one region of Flavobacteriales bacterium:
- a CDS encoding TatD family hydrolase, translating to MNLIDTHTHLFSSQFDEDRNAVVQKAIDNGVSKMLLPNISSETIEAMHQLCQDFPEHCYPMMGLHPCDVKDDYLKELEIVKAQLDKGKYVAVGEIGIDLYWDKSTLDIQKKAFRQQLIWAKEYDLPVAIHIRESFDEIFEVIEEVNDEKLRGVFHCFTGTKEQGLRAIDMGFMLGIGGVVTFKNSGLDQTLSGLPLAQLILETDSPYLAPTPHRGQRNESAFIPLMAQKLADIYEMDIEEVARITTQNAKTLFKL from the coding sequence ACCCATTTATTTTCTTCACAGTTTGACGAGGACAGAAATGCTGTCGTGCAAAAAGCTATTGATAATGGCGTAAGCAAAATGCTACTACCCAACATCAGTAGTGAAACCATTGAAGCTATGCATCAATTATGCCAAGATTTTCCAGAGCATTGCTACCCTATGATGGGCTTACACCCTTGCGATGTGAAGGATGATTATTTGAAAGAATTGGAAATTGTGAAAGCTCAACTTGACAAAGGTAAATATGTAGCGGTAGGCGAAATTGGTATTGATTTGTATTGGGACAAAAGCACTTTAGACATTCAAAAAAAGGCTTTTCGTCAGCAATTGATATGGGCTAAGGAATACGATTTGCCAGTAGCCATACATATACGAGAAAGTTTTGATGAAATATTTGAGGTCATAGAAGAAGTTAATGACGAAAAGTTGCGAGGTGTTTTTCATTGTTTTACAGGCACCAAAGAACAAGGACTAAGAGCTATTGATATGGGTTTTATGTTAGGTATAGGTGGAGTGGTTACCTTTAAAAATAGTGGCTTAGACCAAACCCTATCAGGCTTACCTTTAGCGCAACTCATTTTAGAAACCGATAGCCCTTACCTTGCCCCTACGCCACACCGAGGTCAGCGCAACGAAAGTGCATTCATTCCGCTAATGGCACAAAAATTAGCCGATATTTATGAAATGGATATTGAAGAGGTAGCAAGGATAACCACACAAAACGCTAAAACACTTTTTAAGTTAT